Part of the Nocardia farcinica genome, GCCGATCCCCAGCCGCGCGGCCAGGATCTCCGCGTCGCGCCGCCGCCGCTCGGCATGCACCGCCACCAGCCCGGCGATCACCTCGTTGACCTCTTCGAGCCCGAACGCCACCTCCCCGGCCACGTCGTCGCCGAACGCCGACTCCACCCCGTCCCCCGACACCGCCACCTCGGTCACGCAAGCAGCGTAACCACGCCCGCCGACACCACCGGGCACGATCACCCTGGACAACCGCCCCGACCAGGATCATTCTGAGAATCCCGCTCCGGAGGTGACCCGATGGACCACCACGCTCGCGGCGGTGCCCGGTGAACGGCATCGCCCAGGTCGCCGCGCTGCTCAGCGGCATCGTCTACGTCGCGGTCTCGCCGCTGGAGATGTTCTTCTACGACCGTCCCGCCGTGCGCCGCTGGCTGCACGTCGACACCACCGACGTCGCCGACGTGCGAATGTGGGCGTTCGTCGTCGGCGTCCGCAACCTGCTCGGCGGCGCCGGCGCCCTGATCGGCCTGCTCATCCTGCACTCGGGCAACGAGCCCGCCGGTCACGCCGTCGTCCTCACCGCCTGCTGGTACATGCTGCTCGCCAGCCTGGCCATGGGTCTGGCCGACCTTCTCGGCTTCTGGCGCCCGCGCGGCGGCAGCGTCCTCGGCACGATCGGCTCCAGCGTGCTGCCGCTCGTCGCCATCATCGCGGCGAGTGTGTGAACTGCCATCATCGCGGCGAGTGTGTGACCTGCCATCATGCGGCGAGTGTGTGAACCTGCCCGGACAGCAGAAAGACCCCGGTTTCCCGGGGTCTTTCTCGGTGGTGCGCGATACTGGGATTGAACCAGTGACCTCTTCCGTGTCAGGGAAGCGCTCTCCCGCTGAGCTAATCGCGCGAGGTGGAGACGGGAATCGAACCCGTGTGCACGGCTTTGCAGGCCGTTGCCTCACCACTCGGCCACTCCACCGCGCAAAGGGGGAAGGCTTGTTACTGCCTGGCCCTACCTCTCGAGCGGATGACGGGATTCGAACCCGCGACCCTCACCTTGGCAAGGTGATGCGCTACCAGCTGCGCTACATCCGCATTCGCACTTCCGGGGGCTTTCCGGCCTCCGTGGTGCGAGACAGAACATTAGCCGACGCCCGGTGAAAGGTACAAATCCGCTGGTAGAACGCCCGGAAACCGCGAAGTGTCATGGGGTGGGCGTGATGGATGGTGCGGGAGGGGCCCGGCACGCGGCGAAGCGCCGCCCGCGCACGCGAGCGACACCGCCGGAGCCGGCGACACTGCCGCGGTGGCCCGGCGACCGCGTCCCGGGGCGTCGCACACCGATCACGCACGGCACGGCTCCACCCCTCCGTCCCGCCGCGACCCTGTCCAAGTGGCGATTTGGTGACCGGCGGGTGACCCGTGCTAATGTTCCATCTCGTTCGGACGGTGCGAATCGCCCGGGCGCCCGCTTCGGTCTCATAGCTCAGCGGGAGAGCGTCCGCCTCACACGCGGAAGGTCGCTGGTTCGATCCCAGCTGGGACCACCACCAGAAAAAGGCCCTGACCAGGGAATACCCGGTCAGGGCCTTTCTCGTGCTCGGGGGTGCTGTAGCCAAACCTGTAGCCAACCCCGATTTTCCGGTGCCGCCTCGGCTACACCAGGAACGCGGCGATGATGGTGCCGATCGCACCAAGGATCTTCACCACATCACCACCATCGAGCCGATCGAGAATCGCGCTCACTCCGATCACCTCCTTCCCGCCGCAGCAGCGGCAGCGCTCACTACTGCTCGAACTCGATGCCCTCGAGCCACGCACCCAACCGGCGCGCCGCCGACTGCACCCGCCGATCCACCGCGGCCCGCAGCCGCCGCCAACCCCGCCTCACTGCCCGCGCCGCAGCAGTTCCCCGAGAACGTCGACCGGCAGCCTCCCGGTCCCGTCTGCCTTCTTGCCCAGGATTTCCGGCCAGCCCGGGAACGAGCGGGCAACGTCCACCGTCCTCCGCTCAGGGTCGAGGTAGTGGGTATCGCGCGAGCCCGTCAACTGCTCGCGGATGTCCTTCACGTCCGAAATCAGCGGACCCAGGTAGCCCTGCATGAACTCGGTCAGCGCCTTGTACAGATCGGTGTCGCTCATCCTCGGTGATCCAATCGCCAGGGCCCACGTCTTGGGGCCGATCAATCCGTCCGGCATCAGACCGGCCGGGATCTGGTACTCGATGGCGCGCCGCCGGGTCGCCTCCCCGTAGATGCCATCCGCTGGAATGCCTGCGGCGGTCTGCCACCGACGCAGGCCGTCCACCCACTCGGTGGGCTCACCGGCCCGGCCCGAGATGGACTCCTCCGGCCCCTCATAAGGGCCGTAGTAGTAGCCGGGCGGTAGCGGGAAGGCGCGCGGGTCGGGCTCGCCGACCGGACCGGGGTAGTACCAGAAGTCATGGAACAGACGGTCGTTCCACGCGCGGGCGCCGTTGTTGAGCAAGACGCCCGGCCAGCCCCGCGATTCGAAATCGAACTGACGGCCGTCGATGAAGAACGAACACGCGGTGTGCGAGTTCGGGCCGCCACCGCCGTGCTGCACGCCAACCCGTAGGGGAGCGTCGGCGGGGATCGCCGCGGCGGAGCTGGCGGGCAGCAGCCCGCACGGTGCCGGGGTGCGGTTCATCCGCGCGAGACGCAAGGTCTCGGTCGACCCGTACCGGCGGTACGGGTCGATGCCGTGCACGATCGCGGCGGCCGAGAACACCACGCCCGAGCAGTCGGTGGAGTCGCGCGGGTCGCGGGTGAAGCTGCCGCCGTAGGCGTAGGGGAGTCCGTGCCGGGCGCGGGCGAACGCCAGCAGCTCGGCCATGCGGGTGCGGGTGGTGGCCATGCCCGGGGAAGGTAGAGACCTGGGGTGCAACAGCCTGGACTATGCCTAGACACGTCCAGCCCCGGCCGTCGCCGAACCCGCTGGTCAATCGGTGTTTCCGGTCACTTCGCGGCAGCCCGACCAGGCAACCGCGTGGACTGTACACACACACGATTGATACGGTGGAGGGAGACAGGAAGGAGGTGCGCCATGACGCTCCACTACATCGGCGTAGGTGACGTCGCCGCCCGGCTCGGAAAGTCCCGATCCACGATCAACGGCTGGATCGCCGACCGGAAGCTCCCGCCGCCGAACGCCCAGATCGGGCCGAAGATCATCGGGTGGCTGCCCGAGCTGATCGACCAGCCCGACAGCTGGCCGACCGCGGTGCACAACACCGTCCGGTACCTGTCGGCTCCCGAACTCGCCGAGCGGATCGGCGTGCAGCGGACCACCCTCAACCGGTACAAGCTGCCCGTCGAGGACGCGCTGATCGGGGACGTGCGGGGATGGCTGGCGCAGACCGTGGATGACTGGAACGCCCGCCGCCCGGGCAAGCGGGTGCCCCGAGACCAGGAGGACTGGAACCTACCGCCTGCCCTCCAGGGGCGCCGATAGGCCAGTCCTCCCGGTTCACTCGCCCGCGAACGCCGCGAACGCCTTGAACGACTGCTGCTGCTCCTCGACCTCGAACCCCGGCGGCGGTGTGTCGTCCTCCAGGTCCGGCCGGTACAGGATCTGATTCAGCCGCTCCAGCGCCTTCGCGTGGGCGTGCTCGGTGAGCATCACCTCCACCACGTCCAGAACGGCGTGCATGTCCGGGAGCATACGCAGCGGGTCGGGGATACCGGCCAGGATCAACCGGCCCCGAACCCGCCGCCACTCCCGCGCCGCGTACTCCGCTAGGGCCGCGACGGCCCGGTAGGGCGGGCAGTGCCCAGCGTCGCGATCTTGCGCATCAGGTCACCGAAGTGCTCCATCGTGAACGAATCGTCCGGGTCCATCATCGCCATCAGCAGTTCGTTGTAGGACCGATCGGAGATGTGGCGTCGCACGAACAGCGCGATCATGTCGTTCTGCGTCTTCACCGGGGTGAACTTGGAGACCGCCATCGAGAACGCTTGCAACGCCGCAGGCTGCGGCACCCGCACCTGCACGGTGCGGCCGTTCAGGTCCACGGTCTCGTGCGGCCACACCGGGTACGGATTGCCGTCGTCGTCCAACACCACGCGGCCGTGCTCGTCGCGGTCGTACTCGCCGACCGGGATCGGCTCACCGCGGCCATCGCGCACCAGCTCCCCATGCTCGTCCCGCTCGAACTCCCGGCCCGCCGGGTCGATCACCGCGGGCGCGCTCACCACCTCGGCGGGCGCGGACTCGGCGAGCCCGACCGCGCCGGGGATCGCGTCGGCGCCGGGGATCGGCACCGGCGAGACCGGCGGACGCTGGGCGCGCCGCTCACGCACCAACGCCTGCGCCTCCGCGAGCTCGGCGCGCTCCCGCTCGATCTGCTCGCGCTCCAACCGCGCAGTCTGCGCGGCCAGATCGTCGTTTCCCCTGGGGGTCTCGTACACCATCAGGCTTCTCCATCCCGTCGCTGCCCTGGTCTGACAGCGCGCCACCGTAGAGAGCGGGGGTGCAGTACCAGCGCGATCGATGCTTGGATCGATGCATGGACCGGCGACCCAGGCTGTACCGCACACCCAAGGGGTGGGCCGAGGAAGCACCCTCGCACTGCCCGCACGGCCACCGGTTCACCGGCGGGTGCGTGCTGGTCGGGCACCGCTCCTGCAAGACCATCGGCCGCCACCGCACCCACACCTGCCTGACCTGCCTCGATGAGGGCCGACCCGACAGCGACGCCACCGTGTACACGCCGCCGCTCACCGCCGACTGCGACCACACAGCGTTCGATGAACGGTCGGTGATGTGACCGGCGCGCTACTTCCACACGTCGTGCGGCTCCACGGATTCCGGGTCTACCGACACGCCAGCGCCCATGGCCTCGTCTCGCTCGACCAGCTGTAGGCCGCCGTCAGCGGTGGCCCTCGGGGTGAACCAGTACCCGGCGGGCCGGCCGAACCGCAGGAGCCGGTTCCGGTTCCGCCACCGCCACACCTGGTACTCCTCCGTCCTCATGTTCACTCGCACCGCGTATTCGCGCACACTGCGGCCGTAATGCTCGAACCAGGTCAGCCCGACCCACGGCGCGGTCACCGCGTCCGCGGGGTAGGAGATCGCGACCTCGATCGGGTCGGACTCGCAGGTCATCTTCGGCAGGTGATGTGGCGTCTTGAACAGCACGTTCCCTGCACCCCAGACACGAGCGCGGGCCTCGTAGCGGACCGCGGCACCCATCGCCCGGATCAGCACATCCGCCTCAGCCTCGCCGTTGGTGACGATCTGGCTCCGGCGGGTGTTCACATTTACCCCCGGTACGGGGGCCTCTCGTAGTTTCAGGTACACCGAGTACGCCGAAACCCCCAAGGCCGCAACAGCGACCGGCGATCCGATCAGCGCGAGCATGCTCATGCCCGCAGATCGTACGAGCGGCCGCCGACACCCACGCCCTCCGATACGCCTACGCAGCCGACTGCTCGTGGATAGCCTGAGGTGATGACAGAGTGGCAGCATGTCGGCGAACTCACCCGGCAGGTCGCGGCTGAGCTGCGTGTGCAGCGCGCCGCGTTGGACTGGACTCAGCAAGACCTCGCCCAGCGAGTAGGCATCCCACACGATGCGCTCGCCCGGATCGAGGCGTGTGGCAGCTCGATTGACCTCGACCTCCTGACGAGGTTCGCGGCGGTGTTCGCTCTGGATCCCCCGGACTTCCTCGCCGCCGCGATCCGCAACTCCGAGCAACGGCTGAGGGACGGCAACCTGTATCTCCCGGACGGATCATTGGACCCGGTGCAAGTCTCGGTCGCGCCGCCGTCGAAGGAACACCTCGCCATGCTGCGAGCCACGAGGGAAGAACGAAAGCGGCAGCGAGGCGAGTAGTCGTCTCCCGGCGCTACGTGAACGCGGGCGTGGTGAATACGTCCAGGCGGACGGGCCCGATCTTGAGCAGGCGCAGCGGGGCCGGGTCGCCGTAGATGCTGGCCCAGTCCAGTCCCCACGCCAGCGTCGACCACGACACCTGCACTTTCGCGCGGATCGCCTCGCCCGGTGCCAGCGCGACCAGGTCACCGATCGGCACGCTGTGGGTGGGGTGCCGGTCCTCCATCAGATAGAACACTCCCACCGTCTGGCCGGAGACGGTGCCGGTGCCGAGGTCGCCGTACCCGCGGACCCGCGATTCCTCCGTCAACGCGGGATCGGCTGGTGCCACACCGGAGGACAAGCCCCACTGGTAGCGGACTTGCAGATGCTTGAGGTTGTCGATGGAGTACCGCACCGGCCCCTGCGTCATCAGCACGTACGCCCGCTGAGCGATCGGCGTGTTGTTCGTCCACGTCAGGTTCGTGGTGAACAGGGTCGTCCCGCCCGGGTTGGCGACCACGGTCGGGTTCGCGCCGCCGGCCTGGGCGGTGGCGCGGTGCGCGAACTGCCAGTGCCGCAGCGGCGACACCGCGCCATCGGTCACCTCGAAGAACTCGGGATCGATGCAGGGATTGGTCACGGTGTGTCCTCCGGGATCGCCCACAGCCGCAGCCGGACCCAGAACGCGCGCACCACCTGCAACGCGTTCGACGGTGCCCGCCACTGGCCGGGTGTGGTGTACAGGGCGGCGTAGCGGATGTGCACGGTGTCCCCGGCCGGGACGGTGCCGATGCCGTCGAACCGCACACTGTCGTCCCAGCCACGGAACATGCGCGCGTAGTGGACCTGGTTGTAGGACCACGGGGTGCCTTGGCCTTTCGCGCCGATACCGTCCTCGGTCAGGTACGGCTCCGGCGCGTT contains:
- a CDS encoding AlpA family phage regulatory protein — its product is MTLHYIGVGDVAARLGKSRSTINGWIADRKLPPPNAQIGPKIIGWLPELIDQPDSWPTAVHNTVRYLSAPELAERIGVQRTTLNRYKLPVEDALIGDVRGWLAQTVDDWNARRPGKRVPRDQEDWNLPPALQGRR
- a CDS encoding DUF7172 family protein, with product MTNPCIDPEFFEVTDGAVSPLRHWQFAHRATAQAGGANPTVVANPGGTTLFTTNLTWTNNTPIAQRAYVLMTQGPVRYSIDNLKHLQVRYQWGLSSGVAPADPALTEESRVRGYGDLGTGTVSGQTVGVFYLMEDRHPTHSVPIGDLVALAPGEAIRAKVQVSWSTLAWGLDWASIYGDPAPLRLLKIGPVRLDVFTTPAFT
- a CDS encoding helix-turn-helix domain-containing protein, encoding MTEWQHVGELTRQVAAELRVQRAALDWTQQDLAQRVGIPHDALARIEACGSSIDLDLLTRFAAVFALDPPDFLAAAIRNSEQRLRDGNLYLPDGSLDPVQVSVAPPSKEHLAMLRATREERKRQRGE
- a CDS encoding peptidoglycan-binding domain-containing protein, whose product is MAELLAFARARHGLPYAYGGSFTRDPRDSTDCSGVVFSAAAIVHGIDPYRRYGSTETLRLARMNRTPAPCGLLPASSAAAIPADAPLRVGVQHGGGGPNSHTACSFFIDGRQFDFESRGWPGVLLNNGARAWNDRLFHDFWYYPGPVGEPDPRAFPLPPGYYYGPYEGPEESISGRAGEPTEWVDGLRRWQTAAGIPADGIYGEATRRRAIEYQIPAGLMPDGLIGPKTWALAIGSPRMSDTDLYKALTEFMQGYLGPLISDVKDIREQLTGSRDTHYLDPERRTVDVARSFPGWPEILGKKADGTGRLPVDVLGELLRRGQ
- a CDS encoding DUF1304 family protein, whose protein sequence is MNGIAQVAALLSGIVYVAVSPLEMFFYDRPAVRRWLHVDTTDVADVRMWAFVVGVRNLLGGAGALIGLLILHSGNEPAGHAVVLTACWYMLLASLAMGLADLLGFWRPRGGSVLGTIGSSVLPLVAIIAASV
- a CDS encoding DUF7240 domain-containing protein gives rise to the protein MILAGIPDPLRMLPDMHAVLDVVEVMLTEHAHAKALERLNQILYRPDLEDDTPPPGFEVEEQQQSFKAFAAFAGE